The Setaria italica strain Yugu1 chromosome IX, Setaria_italica_v2.0, whole genome shotgun sequence genome has a window encoding:
- the LOC111255870 gene encoding putative ripening-related protein 5 has product MVSARAAAAMAIFVLVALSTSHMAFSLRPGAGLGVCRASGYLPGRSGNCEKSNDPDCCEDGKKYPQYRCSPPVTASTKAVLTLNSFEKGKDGGGPSECDNAYHSDEEKVVALSTGWFSNMARCGHRIKISANGNSVYAKVVDECDSVHGCDDEHNFEPPCDNNIVDASPAVWDALGLDQSLGMVDITWSEE; this is encoded by the coding sequence ATGGTCTCTGCCAGAGCTGCAGCCGCCATGGCGATCTTCGTCCTGGTTGCTCTCTCCACCTCCCACATGGCGTTCTCCctccgccccggcgccggcctcggcgTGTGCCGCGCCAGCGGCTACCTCCCCGGCCGGTCCGGCAACTGCGAGAAGAGCAACGACCCGGACTGCTGCGAGGACGGCAAGAAGTACCCGCAGTACCGCTGCTCGCCACCGGTGACGGCGAGCACCAAGGCCGTGCTGACGCTCAACAGCTTCGAGAAgggcaaggacggcggcggcccgtcGGAGTGCGACAACGCGTACCACAGCGACGAGGAGAAGGTGGTGGCGCTCTCCACGGGGTGGTTCAGCAACATGGCGCGCTGCGGGCACCGCATCAAGATCTCCGCCAACGGCAACTCCGTGTACGCCAAGGTGGTGGACGAGTGCGACTCCGTCCACGGCTGCGACGACGAGCACAACTTCGAGCCGCCCTGCGACAACAACATCGTCGACGCATCGCCGGCGGTCTGGGACGCCCTGGGGCTCGACCAGAGCCTCGGCATGGTGGACATCACATGGTCCGAGGAGTGA
- the LOC101757022 gene encoding uncharacterized protein LOC101757022 — translation MDAPQTCAAGSELELARARCGALRGRLASSPDLPRQPALRSLLRLVTAELGFLASARPDPAAPLSSNLPHLAALHLLLTHPAVRSPSRLSPFPGVDFACAFRGRPAWTLVSASNPARLAWAPRGGLRARVAAALDAARGATPATRPEKLLLVFSRGVGADIALGLAEGLGAVETDLLAEFVGVSEDEDEEGWVAVSFNTSEEMRSFRAFEIDVVEGAGEVFLPPEAKESTDEVVPLDFEGAFGAFIGKMWRESRELVNLDTTALVAMVSGISNGGVGKLMAAPEAVTRARFKCNYKFVMDQAQSELQFPILVELGKVVEGKQCIICETVNSEFKEIVSMCGGAEEKIRARYLLKQLTIVPDSPSARMMDLPTTRKRAMKNKVVFGTGDHWRAPTFTANMGFVRAVSQSGMPLLTIEHRPRALIGL, via the exons ATGGATGCACCGCAAACGTGCGCCGCCGGCTCGGAGCTGGAGCTCGCGCGGGCGCGGTGCGGCGCGCTGCGCGGCCGCCTCGCGTCTTCGCCCGACCTGCCACGCCAGCCCGCGCtccgctccctcctccgcctcgtcaccgCCGAGCTGGGGTTCCTCGCCTCGGCCCGCCCGGACCCCGCGGCGCCGCTCTCCTCCAACCTGCCccacctcgccgcgctccacctcctcctcacccACCCGGCCGTGCGGAGCCCGTCCCGGCTCTCGCCGTTCCCGGGGGTCGACTTCGCCTGCGCCTTCCGCGGCCGGCCCGCGTGGACGCTCGTCTCCGCGAGCAACCCCGCCAGGCTCGCCTGGGCCCCGCGCGGGGGGCTCCGCGCTcgcgtcgcggcggcgctggatGCCGCGCGCGGTGCTACGCCCGCTACGCGACCCGAGAAGCTGCTCCTCGTCTTCTcccgcggcgtcggcgcggaCATCGCTCTGGGACTCGCGGAAGGATTAGGGGCCGTGGAGACCGACTTGCTCGCGGAGTTCGTCGGTGTTTCCGAGGACGAGGATGAGGAAGGGTGGGTTGCCGTCAGCTTCAACACGAGTGAGGAGATGAGGAGCTTCAGGGCGTTCGAGATTGATGTTGTGGAGGGTGCTGGCGAGGTTTTTCTTCCACCGGAGGCTAAGGAAAGTACTGATGAGGTGGTGCCCTTGGATTTTGAGGGTGCATTTGGTGCCTTCATAGGAAAGATGTGGAGGGAATCGAGGGAGCTGGTGAATTTGGACACCACAGCGCTGGTTGCTATGGTTTCAGGGATCAGCAACGGCGGGGTGGGGAAGCTGATGGCTGCACCAGAGGCAGTGACCAGGGCAAGGTTCAAGTGCAACTACAAGTTCGTCATGGATCAG GCACAATCCGAACTGCAGTTCCCAATACTCGTAGAGTTGGGGAAAGTAGTCGAGGGGAAGCAATGTATCATATGCGAAACTGTCAACTCGGAGTTCAAAGAAATTGTTTCAATGTGTGGTGGGGCTGAGGAGAAAATCAGAGCAAGATACTTACTGAAACAACTCAC TATTGTCCCAGACAGTCCTTCAGCACGAATGATGGATCTTCCAACCACAAGGAAGCGCGCGATGAAGAACAAAGTTGTTTTCGGTACAGGTGACCATTGGCGCGCTCCCACTTTCACTGCTAACATGGGGTTCGTAAGGGCTGTTTCACAATCTGGTATGCCTTTGCTAACCATCGAGCACAGACCTCGGGCGTTGATTGGTCTGTGA
- the LOC101757421 gene encoding reactive oxygen species modulator 1 — MARTDSCLARVGAGAVIGGAVGGAVGACYGTFEAFRYKIPGLLKIRYIGQTTVGSAAIFGLFLGAGSLIHCGKSY, encoded by the exons ATGGCGAGGACCGATAGCTGCCTCGCGCGCGTGGGCGCTGGAGCCGTAATcggcggcgcggtcggcggAGCCGTTG GTGCTTGCTATGGAACTTTTGAGGCATTCAGATACAAG ATCCCTGGGTTGCTAAAGATCAGATACATTGGACAAACAACTGTTGGCAGCGCAGCAATTTTTGGGCTTTTCTTGGGGGCTGGCAGCTTGATTCACTGTGGAAAATCCTACTAG
- the LOC101757821 gene encoding NDR1/HIN1-like protein 6: MADHQRIHPVDLESGNRPTAPLVPGGSFRSDKGDPAPRANNPHHYQQQQQRGHGHGPLPPPPRRVAPLAPLPPPQKRRGRGCCCRFLCCAAVTLVVLAVLAAAAAGALYLIFRPKAPRYSVDRLAVSAFQVDPSTLTARAAFDVSVTAANPNSRIGIYYERGSSLSVWYESYRLARGALPAFYQGHRNTTVLALAMAGEVQLGSAVVSGLRDAQQAGSVPLVFRADVPVRVELGSFKLWKVTSRVRCDLVVDRLMDLSSPIKIKASNCKFSLKL; encoded by the coding sequence ATGGCGGATCACCAGAGGATCCACCCGGTCGACCTGGAGTCCGGCAACCGGCCGACGGCGCCGCTGGTGCCGGGGGGCTCCTTCCGGTCCGACAAGGGCGACCCGGCGCCGCGCGCCAACAACCCCCACCACTatcaacagcaacagcagcggGGCCACGGGCACGgcccgctgcctccgccgccgcgccgcgtcgcgccactggcgccgctgccgccgccgcagaagcgccggggccggggctgctgctgccggttCCTCTGCTGCGCCGCAGTCACCTTGGTCGTGCTGGCCGTcctcgctgcggcggcggcgggggcgctgTACCTTATCTTCAGGCCCAAGGCGCCGCGGTACTCGGTGGACCGCCTGGCCGTCTCCGCGTTCCAGGTGGACCCGTCGACGCTGACGGCGCGGGCGGCGTTCGACGTGAGCGTGACGGCGGCGAACCCGAACTCGCGCATCGGCATCTACTACGAGCGCGGGTCCAGCCTGAGCGTGTGGTACGAGTCGTACCGCCTGGCGCGGGGCGCGCTGCCGGCCTTCTACCAGGGACACCGGAACACCACGGTGCTGGCGCTGGCCATGGCCGGGGAGGTGCAGCTGGGGAGCGCGGTGGTGTCGGGCCTGCGGGACGCGCAGCAGGCCGGGTCCGTGCCGCTCGTGTTCCGCGCCGACGTGCCCGTGCGCGTCGAGCTCGGCAGCTTCAAGCTCTGGAAGGTCACGTCCAGGGTGCGATGCGACCTCGTCGTCGACAGGCTCATGGACCTCAGCAGCCCCATCAAGATCAAGGCCAGCAACTGCAAGTTCAGCTTGAAGCTGTGA
- the LOC101756609 gene encoding CDT1-like protein b, which produces MSEGNTTQLDLEEGSPQMSADNDSSSPATIHKINADTQDSGSKIESPTPEKLESRSKGVVVSSLARNLLAERYKDRFANLLGEDEDDTDDEGYNDSVSPDVCRSLISGSIELLEKHKDLLNLFNRMESSIRLLRLRKKMTTFNNIATQVEVLTKRTFSYSHLAQMKHLFPEAIQIKRILLHDEKSLCMYADMEITLVMDVVECTSPDQSPSMAICEAFYSKLLSFLDAHHKGTEIPEAILPGPFNSRSREKLYLEAPNGHATEPALQGTTEDGLLYASHFPQSFQKLMSQKIVADGTEKTQLLSDPAELSSVSAYVTEGINRSPKKQDTNAPVPVNYEISATPNRHLISCCPESTPKQGTSESPFLAGTPAMQTPKRPLLTPLGKLEATCGHISGPRSAGSARRSLKTSLKFEGGSLSYDDGMEHEATAKRNMFSEDSSSSNKSLEEKEPVSFTDKDKTNQDPVETQEKIASLRTTFDIVCDISRSTKNSLITKQELFHNILANNLEIEETGEIEEQLHILEGLAPDWISKKVINEGEILYSIEPITDQNSVRARLVEPV; this is translated from the exons ATGAGCGAGGGGAATACTACTCAGCTTGACCTTGAGGAAGGATCGCCTCAGATGTCTGCTGATAATGATTCTAGTAGTCCTGCAACAATACACAAGATAAATGCTGACACGCAAGACTCTGGAAGCAAAATTGAATCACCCACTCCAGAGAAGCTTGAATCTAGAAGCAAAGGGGTCGTTGTGAGTTCACTAGCAAGGAATTTGCTTGCAGAGAGGTACAAAGACAGATTTGCAAATCTGCTGGGGGAAGATGAGGATGACACGGATGATGAAGGCTATAATGACAGTGTTTCACCTGATGTTTGCCGATCTCTGATTTCAGGAAGCATTGAACTCCTTGAGAA ACACAAGGATTTGCTGAATCTTTTCAATAGAATGGAGAGCTCTATAAGGTTGCTACGCTTACGGAAGAAGATGACTACTTTTAATAATATTGCCACCCAGGTGGAAGTACTCACAAAGAG GACGTTCTCATACAGTCACTTGGCCCAGATGAAGCATTTGTTTCCAGAAGCAATCCAGATAAAGAGGATACTCTTACATGATGAGAAAAGCCTATGCATGTATGCTGATATGGAGATCACACTTGTCATGGATGTTGTGGAATGCACAAGTCCTGATCAGTCTCCATCAATGGCAATCTGCGAGGCTTTTTACTCAAAGCTTTTGAGTTTTTTGGATGCTCATCATAAG GGTACAGAGATTCCCGAGGCAATTCTACCAGGACCCTTTAATTCAAGGTCAAGGGAGAAGTTATATCTTGAGGCGCCTAATGGACATGCTACTGAGCCAGCTTTGCAGGGCACCACTGAGGATGGATTGTTATATGCTTCCCACTTCCCACAATCTTTTCAAAAACTCATGTCACAGAAAATCGTTGCTGATGGAACTGAAAAGACTCAGTTGCTCTCTGATCCAGCAGAACTGAGCTCTGTCAGTGCTTATGTTACAGAAGGGATAAACAGAAGCCCTAAAAAGCAAGATACAAATGCTCCAGTTCCAGTGAACTACGAAATTTCTGCTACCCCCAATCGCCATTTGATCTCTTGTTGTCCAGAGAGCACGCCAAAACAAGGGACCTCAGAGTCACCATTTTTGGCTGGAACACCAGCAATGCAGACACCAAAAAGGCCGTTGCTGACTCCACTTGGGAAACTTGAGGCCACATGTGGACACATTTCTGGACCACGTTCAGCCGGTTCAGCCCGCAGATCACTGAAAACATCGTTGAAATTTGAAGGAGGAAGCCTGTCTTATGATGATGGTATGGAACATGAGGCTACAGCTAAAAGGAACATGTTCTCAGAAGATTCATCTAGTTCCAATAAGTCATTAGAG GAGAAGGAACCTGTCTCCTTTACTGATAAAGACAAAACCAATCAAGACCCAGTTGAAACCCAGGAAAAGATAGCTTCGCTCCGTACCACATTTGACATAGTCTGTGATATTTCACGATCTACCAAGAATTCCCTAATCACAAAACAAGAACTTTTCCACAATATTCTTGCCaataatttggagatagaagagACTG GGGAGATAGAAGAGCAGCTGCATATTTTAGAGGGTCTGGCTCCTGATTGGATATCTAAGAAGGTGATAAATGAAGGAGAAATACTTTACAG CATTGAACCAATAACAGATCAGAATTCTGTTCGGGCGAGGCTTGTAGAACCCGTATGA